From Ramlibacter tataouinensis, the proteins below share one genomic window:
- a CDS encoding primosomal protein N', producing the protein MGTLVSVVVPTPAHSSLGGTLSYVSESPLASGQLVRVPLGRREVLGVVWDAAEAPADIQPKPIAGVLDGLPPLAPGWRQLVGFAAGYYQRSLGEIALAALPPQLRALDATQLARRLKRAPADGASAPCAQRPALTVEQQAALATLEDSAGTHLLFGVTGSGKTEVYLQAVERLFAREPQAQALVMVPEINLTPQLAARFTERFGEAAVVAMNSGMTNPQRLKSWMAAHMGSARIVLGTRMAVFASMPQLRLIVVDEEHDPSYKQQEGARYSARDLAVWRGRNEGAAVVLGSATPSLESWQAADRGRYRRLDMPSRVGQGALPQVRLVDMNLQPKRAVLSPPLLEAIQQRLSRGEQSLVFLNRRGYAPVLACSACDWKSECPHCSAYRVFHKNDRSLRCHHCGWSERVPRACPECGNVDIATVGRGTERIEEHLAELLAGVTRPGGAPVRIARMDADSTRAKGSLERQLADMHAGEVDVLVGTQMVTKGHDFRRITLVAALNADAALFSSDFRAPERLFALLMQAAGRAGRDAAQAGHSEMWVQTWHPQHPLFGALRRHDYPAFAAQQLKEREQAGMPPCGFQALLRAEARTQEVAQAFLSAAAEGAQQLPDAGQVTIYSAVPAGIQRVANVERAQLLVESGSRLALQRFLASWQPILQAARSKGLIRWAVDVDPLVI; encoded by the coding sequence GTGGGAACCCTGGTTTCGGTCGTCGTTCCCACCCCCGCGCACAGCAGCTTGGGGGGCACCCTCAGTTATGTGAGTGAGTCGCCGCTAGCTTCCGGTCAACTGGTGCGGGTGCCCTTGGGCCGACGCGAAGTGCTGGGTGTGGTGTGGGACGCGGCCGAGGCGCCGGCGGACATCCAGCCCAAACCGATCGCCGGCGTGCTGGACGGCCTGCCCCCGCTCGCACCGGGTTGGCGCCAGCTGGTGGGCTTCGCCGCCGGCTACTACCAGCGCAGCCTGGGCGAAATCGCGCTGGCGGCACTGCCGCCGCAGCTGCGCGCGCTGGATGCCACCCAGCTCGCGCGGCGCCTGAAGCGCGCGCCCGCCGACGGCGCGAGCGCGCCCTGCGCGCAGCGCCCGGCGCTCACCGTCGAACAGCAGGCGGCACTGGCGACGCTCGAGGACAGCGCGGGCACCCACCTGCTGTTCGGCGTGACCGGCAGCGGCAAGACCGAGGTATACCTGCAGGCCGTGGAGCGCCTGTTCGCGCGCGAGCCGCAGGCGCAGGCCCTGGTGATGGTGCCGGAGATCAACCTCACGCCGCAGCTGGCGGCGCGCTTCACCGAGCGCTTCGGCGAAGCGGCGGTGGTGGCGATGAACAGCGGCATGACCAACCCGCAGCGGCTGAAAAGCTGGATGGCCGCGCACATGGGTAGCGCACGCATCGTGCTGGGCACGCGCATGGCGGTGTTCGCCTCGATGCCGCAGCTGCGCCTGATCGTGGTCGACGAGGAGCACGACCCGAGCTACAAGCAGCAGGAAGGCGCCCGCTACTCGGCGCGCGACCTCGCGGTCTGGCGCGGGCGCAACGAAGGCGCGGCCGTGGTCCTGGGCTCGGCGACCCCGTCGCTCGAAAGCTGGCAGGCCGCCGACCGGGGCCGCTACCGGCGGCTGGACATGCCCTCGCGGGTCGGCCAGGGCGCGCTGCCGCAGGTCCGGCTGGTGGACATGAACCTGCAGCCCAAGCGTGCGGTCCTGTCGCCGCCGCTGCTGGAGGCGATCCAGCAGCGGCTGAGCCGCGGCGAGCAGTCGCTGGTCTTCCTCAACCGCCGCGGCTACGCGCCGGTGCTGGCCTGCAGCGCCTGCGACTGGAAAAGCGAGTGCCCCCATTGCAGCGCCTACCGCGTGTTCCACAAGAACGACCGCAGCCTGCGCTGCCACCACTGCGGCTGGAGCGAGCGGGTGCCGCGCGCCTGCCCGGAGTGCGGCAACGTGGACATCGCCACCGTGGGCCGCGGCACCGAGCGCATCGAGGAACACCTGGCGGAACTGCTGGCGGGCGTGACGCGGCCCGGCGGCGCACCGGTGCGCATCGCCCGCATGGACGCCGACAGCACGCGCGCCAAGGGTTCGCTGGAGCGCCAGCTGGCCGACATGCATGCCGGCGAGGTCGACGTGCTGGTGGGCACCCAGATGGTGACCAAGGGCCACGACTTCCGCCGCATCACGCTGGTGGCTGCGCTCAACGCCGACGCCGCCCTGTTCTCCAGCGATTTCCGCGCGCCCGAGCGGCTGTTCGCCCTCTTGATGCAGGCTGCCGGCCGGGCCGGGCGCGACGCCGCGCAGGCCGGCCACAGCGAGATGTGGGTGCAGACCTGGCATCCGCAGCATCCGCTGTTCGGCGCCCTGCGCCGGCACGACTACCCCGCCTTCGCCGCGCAGCAGCTCAAGGAGCGCGAGCAGGCCGGCATGCCGCCCTGCGGCTTCCAGGCGCTGCTGCGCGCCGAAGCGAGGACGCAGGAAGTCGCGCAGGCCTTCCTGAGCGCGGCGGCCGAAGGCGCGCAGCAGCTGCCCGATGCCGGCCAGGTGACGATCTATTCGGCGGTGCCGGCCGGCATCCAGCGGGTGGCCAATGTCGAGCGCGCCCAGCTGCTGGTCGAAAGCGGCTCGCGCCTGGCGCTGCAGCGCTTTCTGGCGAGCTGGCAGCCGATCTTGCAAGCCGCGCGCAGCAAGGGGCTGATCCGCTGGGCCGTGGATGTGGATCCGTTGGTGATCTGA
- the hemE gene encoding uroporphyrinogen decarboxylase, translating into MTFAPLENDCFLRACRRLATPHTPVWLMRQAGRYLAEYRETRARAGSFMGLATNVDFATEVTLQPLERYELDAAILFSDILTVPDAMGLGLSFALGEGPRFAHPVRDEAAVAALRVPELEKLRYVFDAVSSIRKALNGRVPLIGFSGSPWTLACYMVEGAGSDDYRLVKSMLYGRPDLMHRMLEINAQAVAAYLNAQIEAGAQAVMIFDSWGGVLADGAFQEFSLAYTARVLAQLKREHEGADIPRIVFTKGGGLWLQEMAQLDCEVLGLDWTVNLGRAREIAGASKALQGNLDPAVLFAPPAQVEREARRVLDSFGAPHRGAGNGPTHIFNLGHGISQFTPAEHVKVLVDAVHEHSKRMRAA; encoded by the coding sequence ATGACTTTCGCGCCGCTTGAGAACGACTGCTTTTTGCGCGCCTGCCGGCGCCTGGCGACCCCCCACACCCCGGTCTGGCTGATGCGCCAGGCCGGCCGCTACCTCGCCGAGTACCGCGAGACCCGCGCCCGCGCGGGCAGCTTCATGGGCCTGGCGACCAACGTGGACTTCGCGACCGAAGTCACGCTGCAGCCGCTGGAGCGCTACGAACTCGATGCGGCGATCCTGTTTTCCGACATCCTCACCGTGCCGGACGCCATGGGCCTGGGCCTGAGCTTCGCCCTCGGTGAAGGGCCGCGCTTCGCACATCCGGTGCGCGACGAGGCCGCGGTGGCGGCGCTGCGCGTGCCCGAACTGGAGAAGCTGCGCTACGTGTTCGACGCGGTGAGCTCGATCCGCAAGGCCCTGAACGGGCGCGTGCCCCTGATCGGCTTTTCCGGCAGCCCCTGGACGCTGGCCTGCTACATGGTCGAAGGTGCCGGCTCGGACGACTACCGGCTGGTCAAGTCCATGCTGTACGGCCGGCCCGACCTGATGCACCGCATGCTCGAAATCAATGCGCAGGCGGTGGCCGCCTACCTCAACGCGCAGATCGAGGCCGGCGCGCAGGCGGTGATGATTTTCGACAGCTGGGGCGGCGTGCTGGCCGATGGGGCGTTCCAGGAATTCAGCCTGGCCTACACGGCGCGCGTGCTGGCGCAGCTCAAGCGCGAGCACGAGGGGGCGGACATCCCGCGCATCGTCTTCACCAAGGGCGGCGGCCTTTGGCTGCAAGAGATGGCGCAGCTCGATTGCGAGGTGCTCGGCCTGGACTGGACGGTGAACCTGGGCCGCGCGCGGGAGATCGCCGGGGCGAGCAAGGCGCTGCAGGGCAACCTCGATCCGGCCGTGCTGTTCGCGCCGCCGGCGCAGGTCGAGCGCGAGGCCCGGCGCGTGCTCGATAGTTTCGGCGCGCCCCATCGCGGCGCCGGCAACGGACCCACGCACATCTTCAACCTCGGTCACGGCATCAGCCAATTCACGCCGGCGGAGCACGTCAAGGTGCTCGTCGACGCGGTCCACGAGCATTCCAAGCGGATGCGTGCGGCATGA
- a CDS encoding tetratricopeptide repeat protein — MPELSQAPAGPYDSAAMDSNFEQAKNFFLQGVQHFEAGRFEQAQLQFVASLSLVPGRPSTLMNLGATRIRLGRFEDAAEVLEEVVRAEPADAEALGHLATALAELGRHRQALERVDTALRVAPAVGALWTLRGNLLKDLGRPQEAAQAFQNALDHGGDAELNRYFLAGLRGDQAPAAPPRRYVQGLFDGYAQGFEDHLVQVLRYRAPEILVRGLGPRRFDHVLDLGCGTGLCGQQLRPLSRRITGVDLSANMVEQARARGVYDEVLQADLLEALAGRRAQHDLVIAADVLVYVGALEAVFAAVGEALVPQGLFAFTVELADGTAPMELRASLRYAHSRAYSDALARQNGLELMASAQHPIREDQGVPIEGLFVWLLKP, encoded by the coding sequence ATGCCCGAATTGTCGCAGGCGCCCGCCGGCCCCTATGATTCCGCGGCGATGGACAGCAACTTCGAACAGGCCAAGAACTTTTTCCTGCAGGGCGTGCAACACTTCGAGGCCGGGCGCTTCGAGCAGGCCCAGCTCCAATTCGTGGCGTCGCTCTCGCTGGTGCCGGGGCGCCCCTCGACGCTGATGAACCTGGGCGCCACGCGGATCCGGCTGGGCCGGTTCGAGGACGCGGCCGAGGTGCTGGAAGAGGTCGTGCGTGCTGAACCCGCGGATGCCGAGGCGCTCGGGCACCTCGCCACCGCCCTGGCCGAACTCGGCCGGCACCGGCAGGCGCTGGAGCGCGTGGATACGGCGCTGCGCGTCGCGCCCGCAGTCGGCGCGCTCTGGACCCTGCGCGGCAACCTGCTGAAGGACCTGGGGCGGCCGCAAGAGGCCGCGCAGGCCTTCCAGAACGCGCTGGACCACGGCGGCGATGCCGAGCTCAATCGCTATTTCCTGGCCGGCCTGCGGGGCGACCAAGCGCCGGCCGCGCCGCCGCGCCGCTACGTGCAGGGTCTGTTCGACGGCTACGCCCAGGGCTTCGAGGACCACTTGGTGCAGGTGCTGCGCTACCGCGCGCCGGAAATCCTGGTGCGCGGCCTGGGCCCGCGCCGCTTCGACCACGTCCTCGACCTGGGCTGCGGCACCGGCCTGTGCGGCCAGCAACTGCGGCCACTCAGCCGGCGCATCACCGGCGTCGACCTGTCGGCCAACATGGTCGAACAGGCCCGCGCGCGCGGGGTGTACGACGAGGTGCTGCAGGCGGACCTGCTCGAAGCCCTGGCCGGCCGGCGCGCGCAGCACGACCTGGTGATCGCCGCCGATGTGCTGGTCTATGTGGGCGCGCTCGAGGCGGTGTTCGCTGCCGTCGGCGAAGCGCTGGTGCCGCAGGGTCTGTTCGCCTTTACCGTGGAGCTTGCCGATGGCACCGCGCCGATGGAGCTGCGCGCCAGCCTGCGCTATGCCCATTCGCGCGCCTACAGCGACGCGCTGGCGCGGCAGAACGGGCTCGAGCTCATGGCAAGCGCCCAGCATCCGATTCGCGAGGACCAGGGCGTCCCGATCGAGGGGCTGTTCGTGTGGCTGCTCAAGCCCTGA
- the glf gene encoding UDP-galactopyranose mutase: MDNISKDPGFDYLVVGAGFAGSVLAERLASQLGLRVLVVEKRSHIGGNAHDRFNDEGILIHPYGPHIFHTNSAEIFGYLSQFTRWRAYQHRVLASVDGQLVPVPINLDTINKLYGLDLSPEEVEHYLAGVAERVDRVRTSEDVVVSKVGRDLYNKFFRGYTRKQWGLDPSQLDASVAARVPARTNRDDRYFTDTYQAMPLHGYTRLFENMLGHPNIRVLLGTDFREVAGAVAWRHMIYTGPIDAYFDHRFGKLPYRSLEFRHLTLPQAQFQPVGTVNYPNEHGYTRITEFKHLTGQSHPSTAVVYEFPRAEGDPYYPVPRPENAQLYRRYEALAEAAADVTFVGRLATYKYYNMDQVVGQALATFKRLRQEWGQRADERRRLRA, from the coding sequence ATGGACAACATCAGCAAGGACCCCGGATTCGACTACCTGGTGGTAGGCGCCGGCTTCGCCGGCAGCGTGCTGGCGGAGCGGCTGGCCAGCCAGCTGGGCCTGCGCGTGCTGGTGGTGGAAAAGAGAAGCCACATCGGCGGCAATGCCCACGACCGCTTCAACGACGAAGGCATCCTCATCCATCCCTACGGGCCCCACATCTTCCACACCAATTCCGCCGAAATCTTCGGCTACCTGTCCCAGTTCACCCGCTGGCGCGCCTACCAGCACCGCGTGCTCGCCAGCGTCGACGGCCAGCTGGTGCCCGTGCCGATCAACCTCGACACGATCAACAAGCTGTATGGGCTGGACCTGTCGCCGGAGGAGGTCGAGCACTATCTGGCGGGCGTGGCCGAACGGGTCGATCGCGTGCGGACCTCCGAGGATGTGGTCGTGAGCAAGGTTGGCCGCGACCTCTACAACAAGTTCTTCCGCGGCTACACGCGCAAGCAATGGGGGCTCGATCCCTCGCAGCTGGATGCCAGCGTCGCGGCCCGGGTGCCGGCCCGCACCAACCGCGACGACCGCTACTTCACCGACACCTACCAGGCCATGCCGCTGCACGGCTACACGCGGCTGTTCGAGAACATGCTGGGGCACCCGAACATCCGGGTGCTGCTGGGAACGGACTTCCGCGAGGTCGCAGGCGCCGTGGCCTGGCGGCACATGATCTACACCGGCCCGATCGACGCCTACTTCGACCACCGCTTCGGCAAGCTGCCCTATCGCAGCCTGGAGTTCCGGCACCTGACGCTGCCGCAGGCGCAGTTCCAGCCGGTGGGCACGGTGAACTATCCGAACGAGCACGGCTACACCCGGATCACCGAGTTCAAGCACCTCACCGGCCAGAGCCACCCCAGCACCGCGGTCGTGTACGAGTTCCCGCGCGCCGAGGGCGATCCCTACTACCCCGTGCCCCGGCCGGAGAACGCGCAGCTCTATCGCCGGTACGAGGCGCTGGCCGAGGCCGCCGCCGACGTCACCTTCGTCGGACGCCTGGCCACCTACAAGTACTACAACATGGACCAGGTGGTGGGGCAGGCGCTGGCCACCTTCAAGCGGCTGCGGCAGGAGTGGGGGCAGCGCGCGGACGAGCGGCGGCGACTCAGGGCTTGA
- a CDS encoding O-acetylhomoserine aminocarboxypropyltransferase/cysteine synthase family protein — MASSDQDHEYGFGTRAVHAGATPDPVTGARATPIHQTTSFVFDSAEHAASLFNLQTFGNVYSRISNPTVAVLEERVASLEGGRAALACATGMAAQMTALLAILKAGDHIVAASTLYGGTVGQLGIGFSRLGIETTFVDPQDPDNFRRAIRPSTRALYGETLGNPLVNVFDIEPVAQIAHEHGLPLVIDNTVASPYLCTPFDFGADIVVHSATKYLGGHGTTMAGVLVESGKFDWAGPLARDKFPEMLEPSRAYHGVKFYETFGDFGYTMKARMEVNRTFGGSLSPLNAWLILQGIETLHLRMQAHCRNALRVAQFLAEHPLVSWVNYPGLDSSPHYALAKKQFRLIDGAPGASGILTFGIKAADPARAGERFIDACEFLSHLANIGDAKTLVIHPASTTHRQLDEAELARAGVRPDMIRLSVGIEDVEDILWDIDQALRRAT; from the coding sequence ATGGCAAGCAGCGACCAGGACCACGAGTACGGTTTCGGCACCCGCGCCGTGCATGCGGGCGCCACCCCGGACCCGGTCACCGGCGCGCGCGCCACGCCGATCCACCAGACCACCAGCTTCGTGTTCGACTCCGCCGAGCACGCGGCCAGCCTGTTCAACCTGCAGACTTTCGGCAACGTCTACAGCCGCATCAGCAACCCCACGGTGGCGGTACTCGAGGAGCGCGTGGCCTCGCTCGAGGGCGGGCGCGCCGCCCTGGCCTGCGCCACTGGCATGGCTGCCCAAATGACCGCCCTGCTGGCGATCCTGAAGGCCGGCGACCACATCGTGGCGGCCAGCACGCTGTACGGCGGCACCGTCGGTCAGCTCGGCATCGGCTTCTCCCGCCTGGGCATAGAAACCACCTTCGTCGACCCGCAGGACCCGGACAACTTCCGCCGCGCCATCCGGCCCTCCACGCGCGCCCTGTACGGCGAGACGCTGGGCAATCCGCTGGTGAATGTGTTCGACATCGAGCCGGTGGCGCAGATCGCGCACGAGCATGGCCTGCCGCTGGTGATCGACAACACGGTGGCCAGTCCCTACCTGTGCACGCCCTTTGACTTCGGCGCGGACATCGTGGTGCACAGCGCCACCAAGTACCTGGGCGGCCACGGCACGACCATGGCCGGCGTGCTGGTGGAGTCCGGCAAGTTCGACTGGGCCGGCCCGCTGGCACGCGACAAGTTTCCCGAGATGCTCGAGCCCAGCCGCGCTTATCACGGCGTGAAGTTCTACGAGACCTTTGGCGACTTCGGCTACACCATGAAGGCGCGCATGGAAGTGAACCGCACCTTCGGCGGCTCGCTTTCGCCGCTGAACGCCTGGCTGATCCTGCAGGGCATCGAGACGCTGCACCTGCGCATGCAGGCGCATTGCCGCAACGCGCTGCGCGTCGCGCAGTTCCTCGCCGAGCACCCCCTGGTCAGCTGGGTCAACTACCCCGGCCTGGACAGCTCGCCGCACTACGCGCTCGCCAAGAAGCAGTTCCGGCTGATCGACGGCGCGCCGGGCGCCTCGGGCATCCTGACCTTCGGCATCAAGGCGGCCGATCCGGCCCGGGCCGGCGAGCGCTTCATCGACGCCTGCGAGTTCCTGAGCCACCTGGCCAACATCGGCGACGCCAAGACGCTGGTGATCCACCCCGCCTCGACCACCCACCGCCAGCTCGACGAGGCCGAGCTCGCGCGCGCCGGGGTGCGCCCCGACATGATCCGCCTGTCGGTCGGCATCGAGGACGTGGAAGACATCCTCTGGGACATCGACCAGGCACTGCGTCGAGCGACGTAA
- a CDS encoding CoA-binding protein encodes MNTISELRRILGAARTIAVVGLSPQWHRPSFFAAKYMQSHGYRIVPVNPTASKILGERSYPSLSAAAEALAREGVGIDLVDCFRRTEEIGPIADEAIAIGAKCLWQQIGVLNEAAAAKARAAGLDSVMDRCVKIEHARLFGGLNWAGVNTRVISSRRPHQLFY; translated from the coding sequence ATGAACACGATCAGTGAGCTGCGCCGCATCCTGGGCGCGGCCCGGACCATCGCCGTGGTGGGCCTGTCGCCCCAATGGCATCGCCCGAGCTTCTTCGCGGCCAAGTACATGCAGTCGCATGGCTACCGGATCGTGCCGGTCAACCCGACGGCCAGCAAGATCCTGGGCGAACGCAGCTACCCCAGCCTGAGCGCTGCGGCCGAGGCGCTGGCCCGGGAAGGCGTGGGGATCGACCTGGTCGACTGCTTCCGCCGCACCGAGGAGATCGGCCCGATCGCCGACGAGGCGATCGCCATCGGCGCCAAGTGCCTGTGGCAGCAGATCGGCGTCCTCAACGAGGCCGCGGCCGCCAAGGCGCGCGCCGCCGGCCTGGACAGCGTCATGGACCGCTGCGTCAAGATCGAACATGCGCGGCTGTTCGGCGGGCTCAACTGGGCCGGCGTCAACACCCGGGTGATCTCCTCGCGCCGGCCGCACCAGCTCTTTTACTGA
- a CDS encoding thioredoxin family protein: MLRRALLALTALACLPAAQAAPAVGQAAPDFTLKDTTGRTVKLSDYRGKYVVLEWTNPGCPYVKKHYNSSNMQATQQDAIGKGAVWLSINSTNETAWDYMEPGKFVAWQQEKKARPTATLMDEEGTVGRAYGARTTPHMYIVDPQGGLVYAGGIDSIPSSSPDDIPKAVNYVKQGLGEAMAGKPVSQATTRPYGCSIKYKSA; encoded by the coding sequence ATGCTGCGTCGTGCCCTGCTGGCCCTGACTGCCCTCGCCTGCCTGCCGGCGGCCCAGGCCGCACCCGCGGTGGGCCAGGCAGCGCCCGACTTCACGTTGAAGGACACCACCGGCCGGACCGTAAAGCTGAGCGACTACCGCGGCAAATACGTGGTGCTGGAGTGGACCAACCCCGGTTGCCCGTACGTGAAGAAGCACTACAACAGCAGCAACATGCAGGCGACGCAGCAGGACGCCATCGGCAAGGGCGCGGTGTGGCTGTCGATCAACTCCACCAACGAGACCGCCTGGGACTACATGGAGCCCGGCAAGTTCGTCGCCTGGCAGCAGGAGAAGAAGGCCCGGCCCACGGCGACGCTGATGGACGAGGAAGGCACGGTGGGCCGCGCTTACGGCGCGCGCACCACGCCGCACATGTACATCGTCGACCCGCAGGGCGGGCTGGTGTATGCGGGCGGCATCGACAGCATCCCTTCGAGCAGCCCGGACGACATCCCGAAGGCCGTCAACTACGTGAAGCAGGGCCTCGGCGAGGCGATGGCCGGCAAGCCGGTCTCGCAGGCGACGACGCGGCCCTACGGCTGCTCGATCAAGTACAAGAGCGCCTAG
- a CDS encoding protein-disulfide reductase DsbD family protein: MVALLPLLAAAQGGAKSVVTTDRVRAELLAHAPDGIAPGRQVWLGLQLAHKPEWHTYWKNSGDSGLPTQLTWTLPRGVEAGEIAWPVPRKIPIGALANYGYEGTVLLPVPLTITPEFKAPLAGDLEVRLKANWLVCKKECIPEEGDFVLKVPARSTTALNAAQFQQAFDAQPRPLDGGGSTARIEGSALAITVQGLPATLRGKPLEFFPETGEVVETGAQWTQAWKGEAWTAQVPLSPQRAASPTAMPVVLASNGQGWRTELKVVGAWPAAQAAPAGLPPSLEAALRENARAPATPSIGFAAALLGALLGGLILNLMPCVFPILAIKVVGFTRHADDHRGHRISGLAYTAGVVVSFAGLAALMLALRAAGEQLGWGFQLQSPAVVAVLAALFTIIGLNLAGVFEFRSFLPSRWATMQAKHPVADAFLTGVLAVAVASPCTAPFMGASLGLAIALPAAEALAIFAVLGLGMALPYLVASWVPPVARWLPRPGAWMETFRRLMAFPMFGTVVWLVWVLGQQSGIDGAGALLALLVALSMTVWALTLRGRVRLALGALALASFGLLAWTAGGAITRVATAQPAGAQERWQAWAPGRVDQLLAEGRPVFVDFTAAWCVTCQYNKKTTLTDREVLADFESRNFALLRADWTRRDPAITEALAQLGRSGVPVYVVYRQGRPPVVLSEVIGVEEVRSVINNEL; this comes from the coding sequence ATGGTGGCCCTGCTGCCGCTGCTGGCCGCGGCCCAAGGCGGGGCCAAGAGCGTGGTCACCACCGATCGGGTGCGCGCCGAGTTGCTGGCCCACGCGCCGGACGGCATCGCGCCCGGCAGGCAAGTGTGGCTGGGCCTGCAACTGGCGCACAAGCCGGAGTGGCATACCTACTGGAAGAACTCGGGTGATTCGGGCCTGCCGACCCAGCTGACCTGGACGCTGCCGCGCGGCGTGGAGGCTGGCGAGATCGCCTGGCCGGTGCCCCGGAAGATCCCGATCGGCGCGCTGGCCAACTACGGCTACGAGGGCACGGTGTTGCTGCCGGTGCCGCTCACCATCACGCCGGAGTTCAAGGCCCCGCTGGCGGGCGACCTCGAGGTGCGCCTCAAGGCCAACTGGCTGGTGTGCAAGAAGGAGTGCATCCCGGAAGAAGGCGACTTCGTGCTCAAGGTGCCGGCGCGCAGCACCACGGCGCTGAACGCCGCGCAGTTCCAGCAGGCGTTCGACGCCCAGCCGCGGCCGCTGGACGGCGGTGGCAGCACCGCGCGCATCGAAGGCAGCGCATTGGCCATCACCGTGCAGGGCCTGCCGGCGACCTTGCGCGGCAAGCCACTGGAGTTCTTCCCCGAGACCGGTGAAGTGGTCGAGACCGGCGCGCAGTGGACGCAGGCCTGGAAAGGCGAGGCCTGGACGGCCCAGGTGCCGCTGTCGCCACAGCGCGCCGCGAGCCCGACGGCGATGCCGGTGGTGCTGGCCTCGAATGGCCAGGGCTGGCGCACCGAACTGAAGGTGGTCGGCGCCTGGCCGGCCGCGCAGGCGGCGCCGGCCGGCCTGCCGCCTTCGCTGGAAGCGGCGCTGCGCGAGAACGCGCGAGCGCCGGCGACGCCGTCCATCGGCTTCGCCGCCGCGCTGCTCGGCGCGCTGCTGGGCGGGCTGATCCTCAACCTGATGCCCTGCGTGTTCCCGATCCTGGCGATCAAGGTGGTGGGCTTCACCCGCCACGCCGACGACCACCGGGGCCACCGCATCAGCGGGCTCGCCTACACGGCCGGGGTGGTCGTCTCATTCGCCGGGCTGGCGGCGCTGATGCTGGCGCTGCGGGCGGCCGGCGAGCAGCTGGGCTGGGGCTTCCAGCTGCAATCGCCGGCGGTGGTGGCCGTGCTGGCGGCGCTGTTCACCATCATCGGCCTCAACCTGGCCGGCGTGTTCGAGTTCCGCTCTTTCCTGCCCAGCCGCTGGGCCACCATGCAGGCCAAGCACCCGGTGGCCGACGCCTTCCTCACCGGGGTGCTGGCGGTCGCGGTCGCTTCGCCCTGCACCGCGCCCTTCATGGGCGCCTCGCTCGGCCTTGCCATCGCGCTGCCGGCGGCCGAGGCGCTGGCCATCTTCGCCGTGCTGGGCCTGGGCATGGCCCTGCCCTACCTGGTGGCCAGCTGGGTGCCGCCGGTGGCGCGCTGGCTGCCGCGGCCCGGGGCGTGGATGGAGACCTTCCGCCGCCTGATGGCTTTCCCGATGTTCGGCACTGTCGTTTGGCTGGTCTGGGTGCTCGGCCAGCAGAGCGGCATCGATGGCGCCGGCGCGCTGCTGGCGCTGCTGGTGGCGCTCAGCATGACGGTCTGGGCGCTCACCTTGCGCGGCCGCGTCCGGCTGGCGCTGGGCGCGCTGGCGCTGGCCAGTTTCGGCCTGCTGGCCTGGACGGCCGGCGGCGCCATCACCCGGGTGGCGACGGCGCAACCGGCCGGGGCGCAGGAGCGCTGGCAGGCCTGGGCGCCCGGCCGCGTGGACCAGCTGCTGGCCGAAGGCCGCCCCGTGTTCGTCGACTTCACGGCCGCCTGGTGCGTCACCTGCCAGTACAACAAGAAGACCACGCTGACGGATCGGGAAGTGCTGGCCGACTTCGAATCGCGTAACTTCGCCTTGTTGCGCGCCGACTGGACTCGCCGCGATCCGGCGATCACCGAGGCGCTGGCGCAACTGGGTCGCAGCGGCGTGCCGGTCTACGTCGTGTACCGCCAGGGACGGCCGCCGGTCGTGCTGTCCGAAGTGATCGGGGTCGAGGAAGTGCGTTCCGTCATCAACAACGAGCTCTAA
- a CDS encoding alanyl-tRNA editing protein: MTQELFRQDAYLKECSATIASVGEQGIVLDRTVFYPVGGGQAGDSGVLVLADGRQLAVADTRKCKDAEGRATADIAHLPAPGQDELVAELKPGDAVTARVDWARRHRHMRFHTATHLLCHLVPQLVNGCSITAEYARLDFNMTDPLDKDALTQGIARLVAAGHPVQIGAISDAELDANPALVKSMSVQPPRGTGQVRTIRIGQGEQIDFQPCGGTHVANTAEIGAVVVTRIEKKSATTRRVVLGFAE; the protein is encoded by the coding sequence ATGACCCAAGAGTTATTTCGCCAGGACGCCTACCTGAAGGAGTGCAGCGCGACCATTGCCTCGGTGGGGGAGCAGGGCATCGTGCTGGACCGCACGGTGTTCTATCCGGTCGGCGGCGGCCAGGCCGGCGACAGCGGTGTCCTGGTGCTGGCCGATGGCCGGCAACTCGCCGTCGCGGATACGCGCAAGTGCAAGGACGCCGAGGGCCGCGCCACCGCCGACATCGCCCACCTGCCGGCGCCCGGCCAGGATGAGCTGGTGGCCGAGCTGAAGCCGGGCGACGCCGTGACCGCGCGCGTGGACTGGGCGCGCCGGCACCGGCACATGCGCTTCCACACCGCCACCCACCTGCTGTGCCACCTGGTGCCGCAACTTGTGAACGGCTGTTCGATCACAGCGGAATATGCCCGGCTGGATTTCAACATGACCGACCCGCTCGACAAGGACGCGCTCACGCAGGGCATCGCGCGCCTGGTGGCCGCAGGCCATCCGGTGCAGATCGGCGCGATCAGCGACGCCGAGCTCGATGCCAACCCGGCGCTGGTCAAGAGCATGTCGGTGCAGCCGCCGCGCGGCACCGGCCAGGTGCGCACCATCCGCATCGGCCAGGGCGAGCAGATCGATTTCCAGCCCTGCGGCGGAACGCACGTGGCCAACACCGCCGAGATCGGCGCGGTCGTCGTCACCAGGATTGAAAAGAAGAGTGCCACCACGCGGCGCGTGGTGCTGGGGTTTGCAGAATGA